A region of the Ktedonobacteraceae bacterium genome:
CTACTTTGATCGACTTCTTTCTTTGTCCTATGCTCATCTGTCGCCGGTAGCGTTGCCAGAACTTTCTTTGCTTCATCCCTGTTCCTCGTTGCCAGCCTGGACTCGATGCCTCTATCTGCTCCAGCTTCTCTCACCTCAGAAAACCGGTCATACATAAAAGAACATATATTGCGAGCAGGACACATACGTCCCCTAAACTTATCGCCGCTACACGGTTCTTTGATCGGCCATCAGCACACCACCGCGTGCTGCGCGCTCGCCTACCATGAGAACCAGGGCGCGCCGCCATGCATTTGACTCTTCCTGATTCAAGAGCCCACGACGCAGCGCGTCGCGTTTAAGTGTATAGCTATGCAAATCGTCGACAAGATTTTCGAGCCTTCGCACTTGCTCGCGCAGCAAAAACTCGGCGGCTGCGCGGCTCTCGATGGCTCTGATGCGGTTGTCTTCCGAGTGAGCGAGCGCGACCTGCAAATGGTGAAGGCAAAGCCCCGCCGAGGATGTGTAGTCTTCACGGCCTTCAGCAGTGGCCAGATGTGCGAGAAGTTGCTCAACCTGTACAGAGACCGTCTCGCGCATGAGACGGCATGCTGCGCACGACCCGGTACTCGCCAGAAGCTTCTCGACGTGCGCAGCTATGTCCTCAACTCTGGACTCGAGCAGACGTGCCAGCTCACGTGCCAGCGACTCTAAGAGTGGCGCGTACCCCTCACTGATCCCTTGTGGCGATGCCATCTCTTCCAACTGCCAGGTATGGACGGGGCACAGTCCATGCTCAATCGCGAAAGCCTGTTGGGCGGCAGGGTTCGTGGCAAGTAGATACTGCCATTTGGCGAAGAACGCGAACAGTACCTGCCCCAAAGTGGTACAGATCAGACAGGTGCCCGCACGGCTATGTGCCTGCCTGCGGCCAGCCTCTTGCATTGAAGATTGGCTCGCGGCAATTGCCTGCTCAATGACATGTGGATCAGCGGCTACCGGTTCTACTACCCTATGCACTGTAGCGAGCGGCGTTCCGATCAGTAGCGAGTTGCGCAAGGATTCCATGGACCGGCGTAACTCGACTATGTTCTGCTGGGACTCGCCATTGGTTCGGGGAGTGACGGGCGTGGGGTTTTCTGAAGCCAGAAGGAGCAAGGCCCGATCCAGGATAGAGACGAGAAAGGTACGTCCCTGTGCTCCGGCGAGAAATGTTGCCAGCGCCTGTTCGAAGTACGCAAGTCCGCTACGCTGGATGCCCACATCGTCGTGGGTCAGTTTCGCTTTGAGACCATCGCGAGCTGAGAGGGGAAAGAGATGTATTGCTCCCGTCCCCAAAAGCTGCTCCATGTGTGTTTGAATGTAGCCGAGTACTTCCTCGCGTTCCGTTTCACCGAGCAGGTCTATCTTATTCACCACGATGAACAATTGGCGCACCTGACCCCGAATGTCGAGAAGGAAGCGTTCCTCTGCTTCTGACAGCGGCGCCTCGACGCTCGTCACGAAGATGACTGCTGCCATTTGCGGAAGAAAGGCATAGGTGGTGGCGGTGTTCTCTTGCCGCGCTGAGCCGATGCCGGGAGTATCGATGAAGTGCAGGCCGCGCCGCAGAAACGGCAGCGGCAACTCAATGCGTGCTTCGATCAGCCCTTTCTCATTACCGGGATTGCCACGCTCGGTGATATATTCAGCCAGTTCCGTCATTGGAACCTCTTGCTCCAATGTCCATCCCTTGCGACGCAGCACCACCCGTTCTTTCGACCCATAGCAAAGTGTGGTGATCGCCGACGTTAAGGGCAGCAGTCCTGTCGGCAATAAATCGCTCCCCAACACCGCGTTCATCAAGGTACTCTTGCCACGCTTGAACTGGCCGACAACCGCCAGGTTGAAACGGTCTTCCGCAAGCTGAACCACCAGTTCCTGGCAACGCTCGACCTCTTCTTGCGCGCCATGTTCCTGGAAAAATTGCTTGGTGGCACGAACTGCTGCAGCCACTTCCTGCTTGACAAGCGTGTAGTGCCGTAGGGAGTCTTCCTCATCTGTACTAGTGCCTGGCAATACTCGCTCCACAGTATCACCCTCCTCCATAAACAAGAATCATTGCCTGCGTTTCTCGCGATAGGTTCTGAGAGGAGGAGCAACAAAAAAGCTCCTACCACCGCCTTCCTGCGCGAGGTAGAAGCCATTAGCCGCATACATATCTGGCTTGCGGCAATTTGGGCGAGCTTCATCGCCATGCGGGTTAAACCGCTCCTGGACTATTATTGTAGCACCTGTGAGCAATTTGCGTCAACGCCCAGTTTTCCCTTGACGTTCATAACGAGCGTTTCGTATACTATAACAAAAGACCATGATCCTGCGATGAGGCTCGCACAATGCCGCAAGGCTAATAGCTTCTACGCGCTGCTCAGCATCCTGTATTGCTGGTGCCAGCGGTAGAAGTTTTTTTATGTCCGCGAATCGCGGGTCAACCATCAGGGCCGTATCTTGCTAGCAGCAGAACGCAAATGCTCGTATAGCGGCCCAGGAGTTTCTACCATGACTTTCTCTAGCATTCTGTTTCAAAGAACTGAGGACGGCAGAAAAGCGGAAGCAGTTAAAAGGCCCGACTTTTTTGTTGATTTGAATCTCGATCAAATTATCGGTGTCATCATAGCTGGTAAAGAGGAATACAAGTTACAGCCCTTTTTCTCTACTCCCCTGCACGATATTGGCGCCATCACCTATCGTCATGAGATCATGCGC
Encoded here:
- a CDS encoding dynamin family protein, which gives rise to MERVLPGTSTDEEDSLRHYTLVKQEVAAAVRATKQFFQEHGAQEEVERCQELVVQLAEDRFNLAVVGQFKRGKSTLMNAVLGSDLLPTGLLPLTSAITTLCYGSKERVVLRRKGWTLEQEVPMTELAEYITERGNPGNEKGLIEARIELPLPFLRRGLHFIDTPGIGSARQENTATTYAFLPQMAAVIFVTSVEAPLSEAEERFLLDIRGQVRQLFIVVNKIDLLGETEREEVLGYIQTHMEQLLGTGAIHLFPLSARDGLKAKLTHDDVGIQRSGLAYFEQALATFLAGAQGRTFLVSILDRALLLLASENPTPVTPRTNGESQQNIVELRRSMESLRNSLLIGTPLATVHRVVEPVAADPHVIEQAIAASQSSMQEAGRRQAHSRAGTCLICTTLGQVLFAFFAKWQYLLATNPAAQQAFAIEHGLCPVHTWQLEEMASPQGISEGYAPLLESLARELARLLESRVEDIAAHVEKLLASTGSCAACRLMRETVSVQVEQLLAHLATAEGREDYTSSAGLCLHHLQVALAHSEDNRIRAIESRAAAEFLLREQVRRLENLVDDLHSYTLKRDALRRGLLNQEESNAWRRALVLMVGERAARGGVLMADQRTV